One window from the genome of Diceros bicornis minor isolate mBicDic1 chromosome 1, mDicBic1.mat.cur, whole genome shotgun sequence encodes:
- the DHFR gene encoding dihydrofolate reductase isoform X2, whose protein sequence is MMRPLNCIVAVSQNMGIGKNGDLPWPRLRNEFKYFQRMTATSSVEGKQNLVIMGRKTWFSIPEKNRPLKDRINLVLSRELKEPPQGAHFLAKSLEDALSLIEQPELTNKVDMVWIVGGSSVYKEAMNKPGHLRLFVTRIMQEFESDTFFPEIDFEKYKLLPEYPGVLSDIQEEKGIKYKFEVYEKND, encoded by the exons ATGATGCGTCCGCTAAACTGCATCGTCGCCGTGTCCCAGAATATGGGCATCGGCAAGAACGGGGACCTGCCCTGGCCCCGACTCAG GAATGAATTCAAGTATTTCCAAAGAATGACCGCAACCTCTTCAGTAGAAG gtaaacagaatttggtGATTATGGGTAGAAAGACCTGGTTCTCCATTCCTGAGAAGAATCGACCTTTAAAGGACAGAATTAATTTAGTTCTTAGCAGAGAACTCAA GGAACCTCCACAAGGAGCTCATTTTCTTGCCAAAAGTTTGGAGGATGCCTTATCACTTATTGAACAACCAGAATTAACAAATAAAGTGGACATGGTTTGGATCGTGGGAGGCAGTTCTGTTTATAAG GAAGCCATGAACAAACCAGGCCATCTTAGACTGTTTGTGACAAGGATCATGCAGGAATTTGAAAGTGACACATTTTTTCCAGAAATTGATTTCGAGAAATATAAACTTCTCCCAGA ataCCCAGGTGTTCTTTCTGATATCCAGGAGGAAAAAGGCATTAAGTACAAATTTGAAGTATATGAAAAGAATGATTAA
- the DHFR gene encoding dihydrofolate reductase isoform X1, with translation MMRPLNCIVAVSQNMGIGKNGDLPWPRLRNEFKYFQRMTATSSVEGKQNLVIMGRKTWFSIPEKNRPLKDRINLVLSRELKEPPQGAHFLAKSLEDALSLIEQPELTNKVDMVWIVGGSSVYKEAMNKPGHLRLFVTRIMQEFESDTFFPEIDFEKYKLLPDTMPACPPRLCPHSSCLEEIFLSHTISH, from the exons ATGATGCGTCCGCTAAACTGCATCGTCGCCGTGTCCCAGAATATGGGCATCGGCAAGAACGGGGACCTGCCCTGGCCCCGACTCAG GAATGAATTCAAGTATTTCCAAAGAATGACCGCAACCTCTTCAGTAGAAG gtaaacagaatttggtGATTATGGGTAGAAAGACCTGGTTCTCCATTCCTGAGAAGAATCGACCTTTAAAGGACAGAATTAATTTAGTTCTTAGCAGAGAACTCAA GGAACCTCCACAAGGAGCTCATTTTCTTGCCAAAAGTTTGGAGGATGCCTTATCACTTATTGAACAACCAGAATTAACAAATAAAGTGGACATGGTTTGGATCGTGGGAGGCAGTTCTGTTTATAAG GAAGCCATGAACAAACCAGGCCATCTTAGACTGTTTGTGACAAGGATCATGCAGGAATTTGAAAGTGACACATTTTTTCCAGAAATTGATTTCGAGAAATATAAACTTCTCCCAGA CACCATGCCAGCCTGTCCTCCAAGGCTCTGCCCTCATTCATCTTGCCTGGAAGAAATCTTTCTGTCTCACACTATTTCACACTAG